The Leishmania braziliensis MHOM/BR/75/M2904 complete genome, chromosome 25 genome includes a region encoding these proteins:
- a CDS encoding putative cleavage and polyadenylation specificity factor: protein MLRASAGSIRLTSVYECTTPNAPYAYLVEIDGVRILFDCGWNEEFDTSFLAKLKPYLATVHAVILSSPHITACGALPFVLTHIAPGTFVAAAGATSKIGVHSVLHSFLYQYPNSHTFTLADGEGFTMTVDSIYHSFRSLREPYGGKVTVKNEDVEVNCFAVFAGRMLGGYSWTIKYQIDELFYCPDFSVKPSYALKSFDVPTTANIVLVSSFPFHMTVSNRTTKYEEQLKSLFKELQHTLRGGSDVLVPVNVAGRGLEVLNILVHLLAEQGGDKYKVVLVAAQAQELLDKAGTMTEALQDYLILDDKRLFANVLTCRSAEEVLPIQGPKICVADGASLDFGPSAELLEYFVKGNRDGADHLIVLTEPPLPGTNATVVTAAGDGERLHFQITRRSRLSGEELEEYYIDLEHDVEQRRRELEAQSIFQVVPDDEEDAANTKGDADDDDDDDGEWVAAAATSHGGAAEKPSTISGTTAATTAGAGDAAGVPAKTKAATTPGLVLPPSLHYHSKHLSFPVLETASTLSAAALKRIDVAYGLPVSEEEQVVLQKRAPARQHSDAGPEALQVENDAQRLANIPSKVSRVAVEVTRRCRVVLSDLSGYPDALTMKSILKTKWTFAKKMVGLRGNAEDGRAFQHFCRADKSMKCGSTVFSVTSSGVPLELATHVYSYAVQLESSLARSLSRGLRRVRETKSKSTWEVGWVNGELSGVRAEADLVEPEAQRRRSDRASYFLTAVTADKSQACAAQREQQGLQSGSFFVGDMDLRRLREVSRQESGLYSEFHKKAPLLVFDEGVCVRKGADGTVTISSIATPALFDLRRTVYRQYSQVL, encoded by the coding sequence ATGCTACGCGCCTCCGCGGGCAGTATTCGGCTCACTTCGGTGTACGAGTGCACTACCCCCAATGCACCCTATGCCTATCTCGTTGAGATCGACGGGGTGCGCATCCTCTTCGACTGCGGATGGAATGAGGAGTTTGACACGTCTTTCCTCGCTAAGCTGAAGCCATACCTGGCAACTGTGCATGCCGTGATCCTGTCGAGTCCGCACATCACCGCCTGCGGCGCCCTTCCCTTTGTCCTCACCCACATCGCTCCCGGCACTtttgtggcggcggccggcgCCACATCGAAGATAGGCGTGCACAGTGTCTTGCACTCCTTCTTGTATCAGTACCCAAACTCGCACACCTTCACCCTCGCGGATGGGGAGGGGTTCACGATGACGGTGGACTCCATCTACCACAGCTTTCGCTCCCTCCGCGAGCCGTACGGCGGTAAGGTCACCGTGAAGAATGAGGATGTTGAGGTCAACTGCTTCGCTGTCTTTGCTGGCCGCATGCTGGGTGGCTACAGCTGGACAATCAAGTACCAAATCGATGAGCTCTTCTACTGCCCAGACTTCTCGGTGAAGCCGTCGTACGCGCTGAAGTCGTTTGACGTGCCGACAACGGCGAACATCGTGCTTGTGAGCAGCTTTCCCTTTCATATGACCGTCTCAAATCGGACGACGAAGTACGAAGAACAACTGAAGAGCCTCTTCAAAGAACTCCAGCACACCctgcgcggtggcagcgacgtTCTCGTGCCTGTTAACGTCGCAGGTCGTGGACTGGAGGTGCTGAACATCCTTGTGCACCTCTTGGCAGAGCAGGGCGGCGACAAGTACAAGGTTGTCCTGGTGGCTGCCCAGGCCCAGGAGCTGCTCGACAAGGCAGGCACCATGaccgaggcgctgcaggactACTTGATTCTCGATGATAAGCGCCTCTTTGCGAATGTCCTcacgtgccgcagcgcagaggaggtgctCCCGATCCAGGGCCCCAAGATCTGTGTCGCGGACGGGGCCTCTCTGGATTTCGGACCCTCCGCGGAACTACTCGAGTACTTTGTGAAGGGCAACCGCGACGGCGCCGATCACCTCATCGTCTTGACGGAGCCGCCGTTGCCGGGGACGAACGCGACCGTGGTGACCGCTGCTGGGGACGGCGAGCGTCTCCACTTTCAAATCACGCGTCGTAGTCGCCTGAGTggggaggagctggaggagtacTATATTGACCTGGAGCACGACGTagagcagcgccggcgtGAGTTGGAGGCGCAAAGCATCTTCCAGGTTGTGccagacgacgaggaggacgctgCGAATACCAAGGGAGATGcggacgacgatgacgacgacgatggcgaatgggtggcggcggcggcgacgagtCATGGGGGAGCAGCTGAGAAGCCTTCCACCATCAGTGGCACCACGGCTGCCACCACAGCTGGCGCAGGCGATGCTGCCGGGGTCCCAGCGAAGACGAAGGCGGCGACGACCCCTGGCTTGGTGTTGCCGCCGTCGTTACACTACCACTCGAAGCATCTGAGCTTTCCCGTGCTGGAGACAGCGAGCACGCtgagcgcggcggcactgaAGCGCATCGATGTTGCGTACGGGCTTCCTGTtagcgaggaggagcaggtcGTGCTGCAGAAGCGCGCGCCTGCTCGGCAGCACAGCGATGCGGGGccagaggcgctgcaggtggagAACGATGCACAGCGGCTCGCCAACATCCCATCCAAGGTGTCGCGCGTTGCGGTGGAGGTgacacggcgctgccgcgttgTCCTCTCCGACCTCAGCGGCTATCCAGACGCTCTCACCATGAAGAGCATCCTGAAGACAAAGTGGACGTTTGCAAAGAAGATGGTCGGACTTCGCGGCAACGCCGAGGATGGACGGGCGTTTCAGCACTTTTGCCGCGCCGACAAATCCATGAAGTGCGGGTCGACTGTCTTCAGTGTCACGTCGTCCGGCGTACCGCTGGAGTTGGCAACGCACGTGTACTCGTATGCGGTGCAGCTAGAGTCGAGTCTCGCACGTAGCCTGTCGCGTGGCCTACGCCGCGTCCGCGAGACCAAGTCAAAGAGTACATGGGAGGTTGGGTGGGTCAACGGTGAGCTCTCCGGCGTGCGTGCTGAAGCCGACCTTGTGGAACcagaggcgcagcgccgtcgctccGACCGCGCCTCTTACTTCCTCACTGCTGTCACAGCGGACAAGTCGCAGGCGTGTGCAGCACAGCGGGAACAGCAAGGGCTGCAGAGTGGCTCCTTCTTTGTTGGCGACATGGACCTTCGCCGCCTGCGCGAAGTCTCGCGCCAGGAGAGTGGGCTGTACAGCGAGTTTCACAAGAAGGCGCCCTTGCTGGTCTTCGATgaaggcgtgtgtgtccgAAAAGGCGCTGACGGCACCGtcaccatctcctccatTGCCACCCCGGCACTGTTTGATctgcgccgcaccgtctATCGCCAGTACTCGCAGGTATTGTAG
- a CDS encoding putative ubiquitin carboxyl-terminal hydrolase, which produces MWFPLESNPAVMNRYLSALGITEAKLQFVDVYGVSDDLLEMVPSPVHAVLLVYPTCEATEKRIAEQQAAQAEEIAALRRLHRVFFTQQCVPNACGTIAIMHALLNNHDKLGAIAPGSILDSAWVKAAEATVDPKVMGKLIAEDKRLAIAHAAAAQEGATTNQGIDANINLHFVCFIQVGGRCVELDGRKDHPTLHGDCADNTSFLKAAAAAIQERMALNPNAYEFGITALVDK; this is translated from the coding sequence ATGTGGTTCCCGCTAGAGAGCAATCCAGCGGTGATGAACCGTTACCTGAGCGCCTTGGGGATCACAGAAGCCAAGTTGCAGTTTGTGGACGTGTACGGTGTGTCGGACGATCTACTGGAGATGGTCCCTTCGCCAGTGCACGCTGTGCTCCTCGTGTACCCTACCTGCGAAGCCACAGAGAAACGCATAGCCGAACAGCAAGCTGCACAGGCGGAAGAAATTGCGGCGCTCCGCCGGTTGCATCGTGTGTTCTTTACACAGCAGTGCGTGCCGAACGCGTGCGGGACCATTGCAATTATGCATGCCCTTCTTAACAACCACGATAAGCTCGGCGCGATCGCCCCCGGCAGTATCCTCGACAGTGCGTGGGTgaaagcagcagaggcgaCGGTGGATCCCAAGGTGATGGGGAAACTTATTGCGGAAGACAAGCGTCTTGCCATCgctcacgctgctgctgcgcaggagGGCGCGACTACCAACCAGGGCATCGACGCGAACATCAACCTTCACTTCGTTTGCTTCATCCAGGTAGGCGGGCGCTGCGTCGAGCTAGATGGGCGCAAGGACCACCCGACCTTGCACGGTGACTGTGCTGACAACACGTCATTTCTCAaggcagccgccgccgccataCAGGAGCGCATGGCGCTGAACCCGAACGCCTACGAGTTTGGCATCACTGCACTGGTGGACAAATAA
- a CDS encoding putative elongation factor, producing MRRLFASSVVVLAALTRRLHTREDVRNIAVIAHVDHGKTTLVDSMLSQSGTVANAHNRVMDSKDQERERGITILAKNTAIVLDNGKRRINIVDTPGHLDFSGEVERALQMVEGIILLVDAKEGVRPGTRYVLRKALSLHLRPIVCLNKIDKDDLNIAKTEKAVEDLFLEAAQDESQLEMKFLYGSGRNGYMNEEPRQEGTLTPLFDTIFSTVPAPKAEDEQTLQMLVAQVDEDEQNGTKLAIGRIYNGAVQTGDVVTVALEERQTDALVKSIHLYCGVQKMPVTRASYGDICILELQEPIGMKVPLKIGGTIGKQSAVKLFPYKKPDDPTYSLVLQESEASWKGKEATEAMGKMPLIQRRLDREAMVNTALQLKSLNAKQIIMYGRGPLHLSVIIEDMRREGYEFEIQAPRVLTRMIDGVTCEPFERLLLEFKDNLVSDVVSFLSSKMGEIGEIEPLSNGRVLMECVMPVRLMSNVPLKFHTLTGGDGVLNHQFDSYRPMAAIDTERDTGALISVENGEVTDWSLSGFGTQGRFFVLPGDQVHYGQIIGENQKTSLQNLGVNVCKRNEQLGGMRANANDKANSRRGPYSAVRYTFEDCAAWVTDDELVTVTPKSIRMRKPGFNGKTSMRSLKRK from the coding sequence ATGCGCCGACTCTTTGCGTCGTCTGTCGTCGTGTTGGCGGCGCTAACGCGACGCCTGCACACACGGGAGGACGTGCGCAACATCGCGGTTATTGCCCACGTCGATCACGGCAAGACGACCCTTGTGGATAGCATGCTGAGTCAGTCCGGCACTGTGGCGAATGCGCACAACCGTGTGATGGACAGCAAGGATCAGGAGAGGGAGCGCGGCATCACCATCCTGGCCAAGAACACGGCCATTGTCCTAGACAACGGAAAGCGTCGCATCAACATCGTGGACACACCTGGTCACCTGGACTTCTCCGGCGAGGTGGAGCGTGCACTGCAGATGGTCGAGGGCATTATCCTCTTGGTCGATGCAAAGGAGGGCGTCCGCCCTGGCACGCGGTACGTCCTGCGCAAGgcactctccctccacctGCGACCCATCGTGTGTCTCAACAAGATCGACAAGGACGACCTCAACATCGCAAAGACAGAGAAGGCCGTCGAGGACTTGTTCCTGGAGGCAGCACAGGATGAAAGCCAGCTCGAAATGAAGTTCTTGTACGGCTCTGGGCGCAACGGGTACATGAACGAGGAGCCCAGGCAGGAGGGCACCCTGACCCCGCTCTTCGACACGATTTTTAGCACTGTGCCAGCACCCAAGGCGGAGGATGAACAGACCCTGCAGATGCTGGTCGCCCAGGTCGACGAAGACGAGCAGAACGGCACGAAGCTTGCGATTGGCCGCATCTACAACGGCGCCGTGCAAACCGGCGATGTCGTCACGGTTGCGCTCGAGGAAAGGCAAACAGACGCCCTGGTGAAGTCGATTCACCTCTACTGCGGTGTGCAGAAGATGCCCGTGACGAGGGCCAGCTACGGAGACATCTGCATCCTCGAACTACAGGAGCCGATCGGGATGAAGGTGCCGCTGAAGATCGGGGGTACGATTGGGAAGCAGAGCGCGGTAAAATTGTTTCCGTACAAGAAGCCCGACGACCCGACCTACAGCCTTGTCCTGCAAGAGAGCGAGGCCAGCTGGAAGGGCAAAGAGGCGACTGAGGCCATGGGAAAGATGCCCCTTATCCAGCGCCGGCTCGACCGGGAGGCAATGGTGAACACGGCTCTGCAGCTCAAGAGTCTCAACGCAAAGCAGATCATCATGTACGGTCGCGGCCCGCTGCATCTTTCCGTCATCATCGAAGACATGCGGCGCGAGGGTTACGAGTTTGAGATTCAGGCACCGCGGGTGCTGACGCGCATGATCGACGGCGTGACATGCGAGCCGTTCgagcgactgctgctggagtTCAAAGACAACCTCGTGTCTGACGTTGTTTCGTTTCTGAGCTCTAAGATGGGCGAAATTGGCGAGATCGAGCCGCTGTCGAATGGGCGCGTCCTCATGGAATGTGTGATGCCAGTGCGCCTCATGTCGAATGTGCCGCTGAAATTTCACACCCTCactggcggtgacggtgtgCTGAACCACCAGTTCGACTCGTACCGTCCAATGGCCGCCATCGATACGGAACGAGATACTGGCGCCCTTATATCTGTCGAAAATGGCGAGGTGACGGACTGGTCGCTCTCCGGCTTcggcacgcagggacgctTCTTCGTACTCCCTGGTGACCAGGTGCACTATGGCCAGATTATCGGTGAGAACCAGAAGACGTCGCTGCAGAACCTAGGCGTGAACGTGTGCAAGCGCAACGAGCAGCTTGGCGGCATGCGAGCAAACGCCAACGATAAGGCTAACAGCAGAAGAGGCCCCTACAGCGCGGTGCGCTACACTTTCGAGGACTGTGCTGCATGGGTGACGGACGATGAGCTTGTTACCGTGACGCCCAAGTCGATACGCATGCGCAAGCCAGGGTTCAATGGAAAGACCAGTATGCGCTCCCTGAAGAGGAAGTGA